One genomic window of Geodermatophilus sp. DSM 44513 includes the following:
- a CDS encoding GNAT family N-acetyltransferase translates to MGQRRSPLDVADLERLAARGWRAPEEGSLGDWLLRAGGGFTGRANSALVVGDPGRPLPDAVDAVTRWYRDRDLRPAAMLAGRQARGADAAFAAAGWERDEDVLVLTAPLDPPAAADGVPVALSPEPDDAWLAGYRHRGGPLPPTARAVLTNAEDVAFAAVRRDPPPAPLAAVGRGVVDDGWLGVAAVTVDERHRRQGLATAVMAALQRWGAGRGARWLYLQVAASNAPARELYRRAGLIEHHRYHYRRAPG, encoded by the coding sequence CCTGGACGTCGCCGACCTCGAGCGGCTGGCCGCCCGCGGCTGGCGGGCTCCCGAGGAGGGCTCCCTGGGCGACTGGCTGCTGCGCGCCGGCGGCGGCTTCACCGGCCGGGCCAACTCCGCCCTGGTCGTGGGCGACCCCGGGCGGCCCCTGCCCGACGCCGTGGACGCCGTGACCCGCTGGTACCGGGACCGCGACCTGCGCCCGGCCGCGATGCTGGCCGGCCGGCAGGCCCGCGGCGCCGACGCGGCGTTCGCCGCGGCCGGGTGGGAGCGCGACGAGGACGTGCTGGTGCTGACGGCCCCGCTGGACCCGCCCGCTGCCGCCGACGGCGTACCGGTGGCCCTCTCCCCCGAGCCGGACGACGCCTGGCTGGCCGGCTACCGCCACCGCGGCGGGCCGCTGCCGCCGACGGCCCGCGCGGTGCTGACCAACGCCGAGGACGTCGCCTTCGCCGCGGTGCGCCGGGACCCCCCGCCGGCCCCGCTCGCCGCGGTCGGCCGCGGGGTGGTCGACGACGGGTGGCTGGGGGTCGCCGCGGTCACCGTCGACGAGCGGCACCGCCGGCAGGGGCTGGCGACCGCGGTCATGGCCGCGCTGCAGCGCTGGGGGGCCGGCCGCGGGGCCCGCTGGCTGTACCTGCAGGTCGCGGCGTCCAACGCGCCGGCGCGGGAGCTCTACCGGCGGGCCGGGCTCATCGAGCACCACCGCTACCACTACCGGCGGGCGCCGGGCTGA